From Xylocopilactobacillus apis, a single genomic window includes:
- the lepB gene encoding signal peptidase I: protein MNSKTNKSFTNFFQTMILFGIVLIISQLLLTYVIGNDVVNGPSMEPTLYNGERLLSARNFKVKRNDIVVLKAPDKVNQLYIKRVIGLPGDKVESKNDQLYINGKKIAQPYLSASKEKKGLAQFNSTYGANQTQYTNDFTLKQLFHVDRVPKGEYLVMGDNRPVSHDGRSFGFLKRSSLTGKIFVRYWPFNKFRFF from the coding sequence ATGAATTCAAAAACTAACAAAAGTTTCACTAACTTTTTTCAGACTATGATTCTCTTTGGGATTGTCTTAATAATTTCCCAGCTGCTTTTAACTTATGTGATTGGTAATGATGTCGTTAATGGACCTTCAATGGAACCTACCCTATACAACGGCGAAAGACTTCTTTCTGCCAGAAATTTTAAAGTGAAAAGAAACGATATTGTTGTTTTAAAAGCTCCTGATAAAGTTAATCAGCTTTACATCAAACGAGTTATTGGTTTACCGGGAGATAAAGTTGAATCTAAAAACGATCAACTCTATATTAACGGCAAAAAAATTGCCCAACCATATCTTAGTGCAAGTAAAGAAAAAAAAGGACTTGCTCAATTCAACAGTACTTATGGAGCCAACCAAACTCAATATACTAATGATTTCACGCTTAAACAATTATTTCACGTTGATCGAGTGCCAAAGGGAGAATACCTAGTGATGGGTGATAACCGCCCAGTATCTCACGACGGAAGATCATTTGGCTTTCTTAAAAGAAGTTCTTTAACCGGAAAAATTTTTGTTCGTTATTGGCCTTTTAATAAATTCAGATTCTTCTAA
- a CDS encoding GNAT family N-acetyltransferase, which yields MEIRAAKESDLIHLINMEMVIIDEMETPLYRKLGAKKSEEILLNASQNYPDSRYNYRRAIVVEIDDKIAGMAYGFPSEDETIVNLELDRLTRETANTSDTFFTDQEVVGDEWYLDSLVVNPMFRGQGIGTALLNHLQTNAKKAHKKVIGLNVDDNNPRAKKLYLRTGFKDVATIKIDSHNYTHMQKEVD from the coding sequence ATGGAAATAAGAGCAGCCAAAGAATCAGACTTAATACATTTAATAAATATGGAAATGGTGATAATTGATGAGATGGAGACTCCACTCTATAGAAAGCTCGGAGCAAAAAAATCGGAAGAAATACTTTTAAATGCTAGTCAAAATTATCCAGATTCCAGATATAATTATAGAAGAGCTATCGTAGTAGAGATTGACGATAAAATTGCAGGAATGGCCTATGGATTTCCTAGTGAAGACGAAACTATTGTTAACTTGGAATTAGACCGATTAACTAGAGAGACTGCTAACACTAGTGACACATTTTTTACCGATCAGGAAGTCGTCGGAGATGAATGGTATCTCGATTCACTGGTTGTTAATCCAATGTTTCGAGGGCAAGGAATCGGAACGGCACTTTTAAATCATTTACAGACAAATGCAAAAAAAGCCCATAAAAAGGTTATTGGGCTTAATGTAGATGATAATAATCCTCGTGCTAAAAAACTTTATTTACGTACAGGATTTAAAGACGTAGCCACTATTAAAATCGATTCGCACAATTATACTCACATGCAAAAAGAAGTTGACTAA
- a CDS encoding helix-turn-helix domain-containing protein, whose translation MIFENLFLEKSDLTRLNLYRDILSIQKPIFKVTDLANVHGTNYQQTYNNLQSLLKDLQKLYQIPPEEFFDGNEVFRTRFTMSLTEYRNRVITNTLTFRFIDSLFKNEFSDIKGFLDTNFISRSTLSRKTSSLHEYMKHYGIGISYIDMKFIGDEKKIREFLFIFYYSLFMGYKWPFENVSFSEARQVLNLFNNSEFYYLYSNKVDEYQCIFRTAIAMKRMQDGYPISRASRLDLIIENNKFFNTEKAKNFEIFRLSNTYSFNEVENLFFTFNRTISPFIKSNVNDNNLIETFKSNNSKLWQFTVKYLEFLANEYSQDLSSKVLEDKVFLSNLVRVFYSYYVFMGDYPTVGRLFGKEKHNLSGYNSLIELTRSFIIKNAGDYEMQDIVISNRQIGEDIYQLFLPVISKILTADAIRVKLYLEDDILASRDLMTFLSDLKGIHILSKKDPIELADVVITPLGQLDNLPNIVVPKDKKVLYWNSEANENEFYRIYREIQLLQVERTNSSQKEVKSYPDQKELA comes from the coding sequence ATGATTTTTGAAAATCTCTTTTTAGAAAAATCTGATCTGACTCGGTTGAATTTGTATCGAGATATTTTGTCGATCCAAAAACCAATTTTTAAAGTAACAGATCTGGCAAATGTTCATGGAACAAATTATCAGCAAACCTATAACAACCTTCAAAGTTTGCTTAAAGATCTTCAAAAGTTATATCAGATTCCGCCTGAAGAATTTTTTGATGGTAATGAAGTATTCCGGACCCGTTTTACAATGTCTTTAACAGAGTATCGGAATCGAGTTATTACAAATACGCTCACTTTTCGTTTTATCGATTCGCTTTTTAAGAATGAATTTTCTGATATAAAAGGTTTTTTAGATACTAATTTTATTTCCCGTTCTACTCTTTCTCGCAAAACTTCCTCACTTCATGAATATATGAAACATTACGGAATTGGAATTTCATACATCGATATGAAGTTTATAGGTGACGAAAAGAAAATCAGAGAATTTTTATTTATTTTTTATTATTCTCTATTTATGGGTTATAAGTGGCCTTTTGAAAATGTTTCTTTTTCAGAGGCACGTCAAGTTCTAAATCTATTTAACAATAGTGAATTTTACTATCTTTACTCTAATAAAGTTGACGAATATCAGTGTATTTTCAGAACAGCCATTGCGATGAAAAGAATGCAGGATGGATATCCAATTTCTAGAGCTAGTAGGCTTGACTTAATTATTGAAAATAATAAGTTTTTTAACACTGAAAAAGCTAAGAATTTTGAAATATTCCGCTTATCAAATACATATTCTTTTAACGAAGTGGAAAATTTATTTTTTACATTTAATCGAACAATTTCTCCATTCATTAAATCAAATGTTAATGATAATAACTTAATTGAAACTTTTAAGTCGAATAATTCTAAATTGTGGCAGTTTACGGTTAAGTATCTTGAATTTTTGGCAAATGAATACTCACAAGATCTGTCTTCTAAAGTTTTAGAAGATAAGGTGTTTTTATCTAATCTTGTTCGCGTTTTTTACTCTTATTATGTTTTTATGGGTGATTATCCGACGGTTGGGCGCCTTTTTGGAAAAGAGAAGCACAATTTATCTGGATATAACTCCTTAATTGAACTTACCCGTTCTTTTATTATTAAAAATGCGGGTGATTATGAAATGCAGGATATTGTTATCAGTAATCGACAAATTGGTGAAGATATCTATCAGCTCTTTTTGCCGGTTATTAGTAAGATATTAACTGCGGATGCAATTCGCGTTAAGCTTTATCTTGAAGATGATATTTTGGCTAGCAGAGACCTTATGACATTTCTATCTGATCTTAAAGGAATACATATTCTTAGCAAAAAAGATCCGATTGAACTAGCAGATGTTGTTATTACTCCACTTGGACAATTGGATAATCTTCCGAATATTGTTGTTCCTAAAGATAAGAAAGTTTTATATTGGAATAGCGAAGCCAACGAAAATGAATTTTATCGAATTTATCGTGAAATTCAATTACTTCAGGTTGAACGAACTAATTCAAGTCAAAAAGAAGTCAAGAGTTATCCAGATCAGAAAGAATTAGCTTAA
- a CDS encoding alpha/beta hydrolase, translating into MKKSKKRRILIIIAAVLFVLVVGLGFASNYMFNYAFVREDKSFIKSGSSQALKKDQAWLKKYPKQIWYEQSAQGKLKLEAAFVPAAKQTNKTIVVFHGYTKNKEHMADYIRMFHNNGYNVLAPDARASGASEGKIIGYGWPDHYDDLLWIKRLIKKTGKSNAQIGLFGVSMGGATVMFLAGEKLPRQVKVLIEDCGYSSINSELSYQLNQMFHLPSFPLIPSVNLETRLRGGYNFNDGDSIAQLKKNKLPILFIHGSKDTFVPTKMVYDNYQATSAPKQLLVVKGASHAGSFEKKRIKYQKTVVNFLNKYLP; encoded by the coding sequence ATGAAAAAGTCAAAAAAGCGTCGCATACTTATAATAATCGCTGCTGTACTTTTTGTTTTGGTAGTTGGTTTGGGTTTTGCCAGTAACTACATGTTTAACTATGCTTTTGTGCGGGAAGATAAGTCCTTTATTAAATCAGGCAGTTCTCAGGCTTTAAAAAAAGATCAAGCTTGGTTAAAGAAATATCCTAAACAAATTTGGTATGAACAATCAGCTCAAGGAAAGTTAAAATTAGAAGCGGCTTTTGTACCAGCAGCAAAACAAACAAATAAGACAATTGTTGTTTTCCATGGCTATACAAAAAATAAAGAGCATATGGCTGATTATATTAGGATGTTTCATAATAATGGTTATAATGTATTAGCGCCGGATGCGCGTGCTTCTGGGGCTTCAGAAGGAAAAATAATTGGTTATGGTTGGCCAGATCATTATGATGATTTGCTTTGGATAAAACGGTTAATTAAAAAAACCGGCAAATCTAATGCTCAAATCGGACTTTTTGGCGTTAGTATGGGTGGGGCTACAGTGATGTTTCTGGCCGGCGAAAAACTTCCTCGGCAAGTTAAAGTTTTAATTGAAGATTGTGGTTACTCTAGTATTAATAGTGAGCTATCATATCAGCTCAATCAAATGTTTCATCTGCCTAGTTTTCCGTTAATTCCATCAGTTAATTTAGAGACACGACTTCGAGGTGGATATAATTTTAATGATGGGGATTCGATTGCTCAACTCAAAAAAAATAAGCTGCCGATTTTATTTATTCACGGCAGCAAGGATACTTTTGTTCCAACTAAAATGGTTTATGATAATTACCAAGCAACGTCTGCTCCTAAACAGCTGTTAGTAGTCAAAGGTGCATCCCATGCAGGGTCTTTTGAAAAGAAACGTATTAAGTATCAGAAAACAGTTGTTAATTTTCTAAACAAATATCTTCCTTAG
- the murE gene encoding UDP-N-acetylmuramyl-tripeptide synthetase, giving the protein MSLTINSCLLLLKEHHLLKSSAIQGDLDTVMCDIAFDSRVVKKDSIFFCKGDHFRPAFLTMAKDKGAITYVAEKPMVEGTGLNAFIVRNVTKAMAILAAAFYDYPQDDLNVLAITGTKGKTTTAYFAQSILDKQIPHRVALFSTIERIMGSNPGDTIPSNLSTPESVDLFSEMSQAGINDMMDLVMEVSSQAYLRNRVFGLTYDVGVFLNISPDHVGENEHPSYANYLHNKIQLIMNSRKVVLNADTQDWDMVSKAAEVSTDDDSIFVYAGKDYLEKHPEIDFDFYYEINEDLINGVKFVLHANSQKGKLLNIDGDYEISMPGIFNVINAVGAIISSTLLGANRHEAFLGIKDVRVPGRLEVLDLKEHGTVVVDFAHNKLSLTATLNFIKSKFPNAKISVVTGSAGDKGINRRSDMGEVLNDLADRVYLTTDDPDFEEASDIAEEMRSYITNDQVEVSYVEDREEAIKKAVLNNGPEDVVLLAGKGADKYMIVRGQKLPYAGDKEIALATIKD; this is encoded by the coding sequence ATGTCACTAACAATTAATTCGTGTTTATTACTATTAAAAGAACATCATTTATTAAAAAGCAGCGCAATTCAAGGTGATTTAGATACGGTAATGTGTGATATTGCCTTTGATTCCCGCGTTGTGAAAAAAGATTCCATTTTTTTCTGTAAAGGGGATCATTTTCGACCTGCTTTTTTAACAATGGCTAAAGATAAAGGAGCAATCACTTACGTAGCAGAAAAACCAATGGTTGAAGGAACGGGCCTTAACGCTTTTATCGTTCGTAATGTTACTAAAGCAATGGCTATTTTAGCAGCAGCTTTCTACGATTATCCTCAAGATGATTTAAATGTTTTGGCAATTACTGGAACTAAAGGAAAAACAACCACCGCTTATTTTGCTCAATCTATTTTGGATAAACAGATTCCTCATCGAGTTGCTCTTTTTTCAACAATTGAACGAATTATGGGATCTAATCCGGGGGATACGATTCCTTCGAATCTTTCGACGCCAGAAAGTGTCGATCTTTTTTCTGAAATGAGTCAGGCCGGGATCAACGACATGATGGATTTGGTTATGGAAGTATCCAGTCAAGCCTATCTACGGAATCGAGTTTTCGGATTAACCTATGATGTGGGGGTCTTTTTAAATATTTCACCAGATCATGTGGGAGAAAATGAACATCCAAGCTATGCGAATTATCTTCATAATAAAATTCAGTTGATCATGAATTCACGAAAGGTCGTTTTAAACGCAGACACTCAAGATTGGGACATGGTTTCAAAAGCTGCAGAAGTTAGTACAGATGATGATAGTATTTTTGTCTATGCCGGCAAGGATTATTTAGAAAAACATCCGGAAATTGATTTTGATTTTTATTATGAGATTAATGAAGATTTAATTAATGGGGTCAAATTTGTCCTCCATGCAAATTCACAAAAAGGGAAATTATTAAATATAGATGGTGATTATGAAATTTCAATGCCAGGTATATTTAACGTTATTAACGCCGTGGGAGCAATTATTTCTTCCACTCTTTTAGGCGCTAATCGTCATGAAGCCTTTTTAGGTATTAAAGACGTTAGAGTACCAGGACGTCTTGAAGTGCTTGATTTGAAGGAACACGGGACGGTAGTTGTAGATTTTGCTCATAACAAATTAAGTTTGACTGCTACATTAAACTTTATAAAGAGCAAATTCCCAAATGCTAAAATTAGTGTTGTAACCGGCAGTGCAGGGGACAAAGGGATTAACCGGCGGAGTGATATGGGTGAAGTTCTCAATGATCTTGCCGACCGGGTCTATTTAACAACCGATGATCCTGATTTTGAAGAAGCCAGTGATATTGCTGAAGAGATGAGATCATATATAACTAATGATCAAGTAGAAGTTTCCTATGTGGAAGATCGAGAAGAAGCTATTAAGAAAGCAGTTTTGAATAATGGTCCAGAGGATGTGGTTCTTTTAGCAGGAAAAGGTGCTGATAAGTACATGATTGTTCGAGGACAGAAACTACCTTATGCAGGAGATAAAGAAATTGCCTTAGCAACTATTAAGGATTAA
- the aguA gene encoding agmatine deiminase — protein sequence MAQRIKNSTPKIDGFRMPGEFEPQEKVWMIWPERPDNWRNGGKPAQIAFANVAKAISEFTPMNVLVSPQQFQNCREQIPPEISVYEMSNNDSWVRDCGPAFLINDHGERRAVDWTFNAWGGLVDGLYFPWDQDDLVARKLCEIEHVDSYRTDNFVLEGGSIHVDGQGTVLTTEMCLLSKGRNPELTKEEIEKKLCDYLNCSKVLWLKDGIDPDETNGHVDDVACFVKPGEVVCIYTDDKSSPFYEASQDAFKRLSEMTDAKGRKLKVHKLCCPEKMVTIQKNFNIDFVEGTIPREEGDLCIASYMNFLITNNGVVVPQYGDKNDALALEQLKEIFPDKKVVGVDTIEIVYGGGNVHCITQQEPKA from the coding sequence ATGGCACAAAGAATTAAAAATAGCACTCCTAAAATAGATGGTTTTAGAATGCCGGGAGAATTTGAACCACAAGAGAAAGTTTGGATGATCTGGCCTGAAAGACCAGATAATTGGCGAAACGGAGGAAAACCCGCGCAAATAGCTTTTGCTAATGTAGCAAAAGCTATTAGTGAATTTACTCCCATGAATGTTTTAGTATCACCTCAGCAATTTCAAAATTGTCGGGAACAAATACCACCGGAAATTTCTGTATACGAAATGAGTAACAATGATTCTTGGGTTCGAGATTGCGGTCCAGCTTTTTTAATTAATGATCATGGTGAGAGAAGAGCAGTTGATTGGACTTTTAATGCATGGGGTGGCTTGGTAGATGGATTATACTTTCCTTGGGATCAAGACGATTTAGTTGCAAGAAAGTTATGTGAAATTGAACATGTTGATTCTTATAGAACAGATAATTTTGTGTTAGAAGGTGGTTCAATCCATGTAGATGGTCAAGGAACAGTTTTAACAACAGAAATGTGTCTTTTAAGTAAGGGTCGTAATCCAGAATTAACCAAAGAAGAGATCGAAAAAAAGCTTTGTGATTATTTAAATTGTTCAAAAGTATTATGGCTGAAAGATGGTATTGATCCAGATGAAACCAACGGACATGTTGATGATGTTGCTTGTTTTGTTAAACCTGGAGAAGTTGTTTGTATTTATACTGATGATAAAAGCAGTCCTTTTTATGAAGCTTCACAAGATGCCTTTAAACGTTTAAGTGAAATGACTGATGCTAAAGGCAGAAAATTGAAGGTACATAAGTTATGCTGTCCAGAAAAAATGGTTACAATTCAAAAGAATTTTAATATTGATTTTGTTGAAGGCACTATTCCTCGTGAAGAAGGAGATCTATGTATTGCTTCTTATATGAATTTTTTGATCACCAATAATGGCGTAGTTGTTCCGCAATACGGTGACAAAAATGATGCCTTGGCTTTAGAACAGTTAAAAGAAATTTTTCCTGATAAGAAGGTTGTAGGGGTTGACACTATTGAAATTGTATATGGCGGAGGAAATGTTCACTGTATTACTCAACAAGAACCTAAAGCTTAA
- a CDS encoding hemolysin family protein, with amino-acid sequence MIEALTADAACILVFLFLEELFNFWRQILYYKIKFGEDDSSKSAKLQKEQTKTYYSAIISWVLAIITTGFFSITLIDNIEKYLISSLTKNIWIELIIYIVIFLIFVFIGSFCITYSRNHIFVATKNSEIGRFSFILKLANLVFYPVSSFVINFQNHPETNSDEADEKIDFVSEDEIITLTEEAVKQGAVDEFDLIYMKRAFEFNDKIATDIMVDRTSLEVIDITMTVKDALVTYLKEGYSRYPVVADNDKDKILGYVYIYDLIRQSQVDGTITVSRLLRSIITVPETTPVHDLLQEMISKHTPIVIAVDEYGGTSGIITDKDIYEELFGTVRDEIDDVSDEYIQEKEDHTFSVSGKTTLYDFERYFKVEIESFEDSESTTIAGYISDIKPEMKANDTININNFSFTAQEIKRGFITWFLVKELPQEQKEIDPNDEDQSSD; translated from the coding sequence TTGATAGAAGCATTAACGGCTGACGCCGCCTGTATTTTAGTCTTTCTTTTTTTAGAAGAATTATTCAATTTTTGGCGTCAAATTTTATACTATAAAATTAAATTTGGTGAAGATGACAGTAGTAAATCGGCCAAACTTCAAAAAGAACAGACTAAAACTTATTATTCTGCAATTATCAGCTGGGTGTTAGCTATAATTACTACTGGATTTTTTTCTATTACATTAATAGATAATATCGAAAAATATTTAATTAGTTCATTAACTAAAAATATTTGGATCGAATTGATTATTTATATCGTAATCTTTTTAATTTTTGTTTTTATAGGAAGTTTTTGTATCACATACAGCAGAAACCATATTTTTGTTGCTACAAAAAATAGTGAAATTGGTCGTTTTAGTTTTATTTTAAAATTAGCCAATTTAGTTTTTTACCCGGTTAGCTCTTTTGTTATCAATTTTCAAAATCATCCGGAAACCAACTCTGATGAAGCTGATGAAAAAATTGATTTTGTTAGTGAAGATGAAATTATAACTTTAACTGAGGAAGCTGTTAAACAAGGCGCGGTCGATGAATTTGATTTAATCTACATGAAAAGAGCTTTTGAATTTAATGATAAAATTGCCACTGATATCATGGTTGATCGCACTAGCTTGGAAGTTATTGACATCACAATGACTGTAAAAGACGCTCTTGTTACATACTTAAAAGAAGGATATAGTCGATACCCTGTAGTTGCTGACAACGATAAGGATAAAATTCTAGGTTATGTTTATATATACGATTTAATCAGACAATCTCAGGTTGACGGGACTATTACTGTCAGTCGGCTCTTACGATCAATTATTACAGTTCCTGAAACAACCCCTGTTCATGATCTTTTGCAAGAGATGATATCAAAACACACGCCAATTGTTATTGCTGTGGATGAATATGGCGGCACTAGCGGGATTATAACTGATAAAGACATCTATGAAGAATTATTCGGTACCGTTCGAGATGAAATTGATGATGTTAGTGACGAATATATTCAAGAAAAAGAAGATCATACTTTTTCTGTTTCTGGCAAAACAACTCTTTATGATTTTGAGAGATACTTCAAAGTTGAAATTGAAAGTTTTGAAGATTCAGAAAGCACCACAATTGCTGGCTACATTAGTGACATCAAGCCGGAAATGAAGGCCAACGACACTATCAATATCAATAACTTTAGTTTTACTGCGCAAGAAATAAAACGTGGTTTTATAACTTGGTTCTTAGTTAAAGAATTACCTCAAGAACAAAAAGAGATTGATCCTAACGATGAAGATCAATCTTCAGATTAA
- a CDS encoding universal stress protein: MDYKKVMVPLDGSDNSELAFNRAMEFVSEPGTSLYLVHVIDTMPLVGNYGVVSGDLFYDLSERAREYLTQMKEKAEKLGAKNVSIHVRFGNPKTVIAKDFVDEYHIDLIVIGSTGLNAVERILVGSVAEYVNRHAKVDVMIIKK, translated from the coding sequence ATGGATTATAAAAAAGTCATGGTTCCTTTAGATGGATCAGATAATTCTGAATTAGCATTTAATCGAGCGATGGAGTTTGTGTCAGAGCCAGGTACTTCCTTGTATTTGGTCCATGTCATCGATACAATGCCACTAGTTGGCAATTATGGCGTGGTATCGGGGGACCTGTTTTATGATCTAAGTGAGCGGGCTCGTGAATATTTAACTCAGATGAAAGAAAAAGCTGAAAAGCTTGGAGCAAAGAACGTTTCAATTCATGTGCGATTTGGTAATCCCAAAACAGTTATTGCAAAGGATTTTGTAGATGAATATCACATTGATTTAATTGTGATTGGGTCAACAGGGTTAAATGCAGTCGAACGGATTTTAGTTGGTTCAGTTGCAGAATACGTTAATCGACATGCAAAAGTTGATGTAATGATTATTAAAAAATAG
- a CDS encoding aspartate/glutamate racemase family protein → MKKFFTIFGGMGTFASMNFEKLLNERTKSHQDQDYYNYLLVNHASVPDRTDYILDHQKESFFPDLADDVRQQNLIKPQFISIACNTAHYFYSDLQKLTEIPILHMPFLVALEAVKKYPDQESFGLLATKGTVHDHVYEKSFEILGKKILLPDEKLTDKVMQFIYENVKEKNEMDRTFFNQILKEAREYFGVSTLILGCTELSYAADILKISDQLLDSQSILVDRTLEFAHAYRYEPDLVKDLLVRYKETGDQGGLLH, encoded by the coding sequence ATGAAAAAATTTTTTACGATTTTTGGTGGGATGGGAACATTTGCTTCGATGAATTTTGAAAAATTATTAAATGAACGTACAAAATCTCACCAGGATCAAGATTATTATAATTATCTCTTAGTCAATCATGCTTCAGTACCTGATCGCACAGATTACATTTTAGATCATCAAAAAGAAAGCTTTTTTCCAGATCTTGCAGATGACGTCAGACAGCAAAATCTGATAAAGCCACAGTTTATTTCAATTGCATGTAATACAGCACATTATTTTTACTCTGATCTTCAGAAATTGACAGAAATTCCTATTTTACATATGCCATTTTTGGTAGCTTTGGAAGCAGTGAAAAAGTATCCTGATCAAGAATCTTTTGGTTTATTAGCAACCAAGGGAACGGTTCACGACCATGTTTACGAAAAGTCTTTTGAAATTCTTGGTAAAAAAATTCTGCTGCCGGACGAAAAACTTACTGATAAAGTCATGCAGTTTATTTATGAAAATGTTAAAGAAAAAAATGAGATGGATCGCACTTTCTTTAATCAAATATTAAAAGAGGCTCGCGAATACTTTGGAGTATCAACTTTAATTTTAGGCTGTACAGAATTATCTTACGCCGCTGATATTTTAAAGATCTCCGATCAATTATTAGATTCACAGAGCATTCTAGTTGACCGCACATTAGAATTTGCTCACGCTTATCGATATGAACCAGATTTAGTGAAAGATTTGCTGGTTCGTTATAAGGAAACTGGTGATCAAGGTGGGTTATTACACTAA
- the pepF gene encoding oligoendopeptidase F, translating to MAQKSRNEIPEKYTWDLTTIFKTDNDFEDNFKKVQELSDKASKHQGTMATNAETFFSAIESSLAAFQLLEKVYVYASMKNDLDTSDNKYQGYIARVNALAAQVESTLSFVQPEILSIEPSVIDKFINEKPEYQLYKHYLDYIEKKRPHVLNENEEAIISKAQDVLSSSSETFAVLANSDLKFPEITDEDGNKVPLSNGSYGLYIESYDRRVRKEAFQGIYSAYGEYKNTFAQTLAGQVKADNYLADVHKYPNARSAAIAENNIPETVYDNLVNSVHDHLDLLHRYVALRKKVLKLNEMHMYDLYVPLLDEPPVEYNFDQAKERARKALEIYGDEYLEAVDHIYNERMIDVYETKGKRSGGYSGGSYDTNPFILLNYQDTLDDVFTLIHETGHSVHSWLTRKYQPYVYGDYPIFVAEIASTTNENLLTNDFLANSEDPKLKAYILNHYLDGVKGTVFRQTQFAEFEHYLHISQQNGTPITADGASEYYGKLNSEYYGDSVISDPEISLEWSRIPHFYYDYYVYQYATGFAAATTLSEAMFNHQNGAVERYLGFLKSGNSKYAIDTMKEAGVDMTKTDYLDKTFAVFEERLNELEKLI from the coding sequence ATGGCACAAAAATCAAGAAATGAGATCCCTGAAAAATATACGTGGGATTTAACAACGATCTTTAAAACCGACAACGACTTTGAAGACAATTTCAAAAAAGTTCAAGAATTATCAGACAAAGCCAGTAAACATCAAGGTACGATGGCTACTAATGCTGAAACATTTTTCAGTGCGATTGAATCCAGCTTAGCTGCTTTTCAGCTGCTTGAGAAAGTTTATGTGTATGCAAGCATGAAAAATGACCTTGATACAAGCGACAACAAATATCAGGGCTATATTGCGAGAGTCAACGCTTTAGCTGCCCAAGTTGAAAGTACACTATCTTTTGTTCAGCCTGAAATTCTTAGTATCGAGCCTAGTGTAATTGATAAATTTATAAATGAAAAGCCTGAATATCAACTTTACAAACATTATCTCGACTACATTGAAAAGAAAAGGCCTCACGTTCTTAATGAAAATGAGGAGGCAATAATCTCAAAAGCGCAAGATGTTCTCAGTTCCTCTTCTGAAACGTTTGCGGTTTTGGCAAACTCAGATTTAAAATTTCCCGAAATCACTGATGAAGATGGTAATAAAGTTCCGTTGAGCAATGGATCATACGGTCTTTATATTGAATCATATGATCGAAGAGTTAGAAAAGAAGCATTTCAAGGAATTTATAGTGCTTATGGGGAATATAAAAATACTTTTGCCCAAACTTTAGCGGGACAAGTTAAAGCTGATAACTATCTAGCAGATGTTCATAAGTACCCTAATGCCCGCAGTGCAGCCATAGCCGAAAATAATATTCCTGAAACAGTTTATGATAATTTAGTTAACTCGGTTCACGACCATTTAGATCTCTTACATCGTTATGTTGCATTACGTAAAAAGGTTTTAAAACTTAATGAAATGCATATGTATGATCTATATGTTCCATTATTAGACGAACCACCAGTTGAATATAACTTTGATCAAGCTAAAGAAAGAGCTCGAAAAGCTCTTGAAATTTATGGTGATGAATATTTAGAAGCAGTTGATCATATATATAATGAAAGAATGATTGATGTTTATGAGACAAAAGGTAAACGATCAGGTGGATATTCTGGCGGATCTTACGATACAAATCCTTTTATCCTGTTAAACTATCAAGATACTCTCGATGACGTTTTTACTTTAATTCATGAAACTGGACATAGTGTTCATAGTTGGTTAACTCGCAAGTACCAGCCTTATGTTTACGGAGATTATCCGATTTTTGTCGCTGAAATTGCTTCAACTACCAACGAAAATCTGTTAACCAATGATTTCTTGGCAAATTCAGAAGATCCAAAATTAAAAGCTTACATTTTAAATCATTACTTAGATGGAGTAAAAGGAACAGTTTTCCGGCAAACCCAGTTTGCTGAATTTGAACATTACCTTCATATCTCTCAGCAAAACGGAACTCCAATAACTGCTGATGGAGCTTCTGAATATTACGGTAAACTTAATTCCGAGTATTACGGTGACAGTGTGATCAGTGATCCTGAAATTTCACTTGAATGGTCAAGAATTCCTCACTTCTATTATGATTATTATGTTTATCAATATGCGACTGGATTTGCGGCAGCTACTACTCTATCTGAAGCAATGTTCAATCATCAAAATGGCGCTGTTGAACGTTATCTTGGATTTTTAAAGAGCGGTAATTCAAAATATGCGATTGATACCATGAAAGAAGCTGGCGTCGACATGACTAAAACTGATTACTTAGATAAAACCTTTGCAGTTTTTGAAGAACGGCTTAATGAATTAGAAAAATTAATTTAA